The Raphanus sativus cultivar WK10039 chromosome 2, ASM80110v3, whole genome shotgun sequence DNA segment GCATAGACAAGTTAACTGCAAACAGACTTTCCACTCCTTTTAATCTTCTTTCCTCTaccatacaaaataataaatgcCTTACTTAAAAAGAgtttaaacaaagaaaaacaatacgAAAAAGACGCACACCAATGGAAAACGAAGGAGCATTTCCATGTGACAACACATAgcagaaaagagaagaaaactaAACTACACTTTCTTTTGCGACTCTTGACTTTGATTAGATTAGCAGACTGCTTATAAACTTATCTTTATGATAAGTAAAACTCAACCCTCCGTAAGAAATTTCAGGTTTTTACTAATCTAATTTATCTCCTCCATTCtgcttgttgctcttcttggACTCCTCCTTTATCTGCAACTCAAAAACATACATACAACCACTAAGTAATGAGGTCTATGCAAGTGACGAGAGATAATACTCTGCTAATTGTGGGAGTAATTGTTTTACCTGCTGAAGAAGCTTCTTTTGGAATCGGTAACCCTgatgaaaaagtaaaaacattataaacatATTGTCAATGATTTCATCCAGAAAAAAAGGAtctaaaagtttcaaaaaaaaaactcactttGTCAGTTCCATAGATGTAATCGCAGTAAGTGAAAACTGAAGCAAAGTTGCTTTGGCTTTGTCCTCCAACGTAATGATGGTAATCATGATACTCAGCTCCACCATAGAACGGAATGAATTTCGTCAGAGTCCATGGAAAATCATATCtgcaaaacaaaaccaaaaccaaaacaagtCAACCTCATCATATTATACAACTACTGGTTTACTTATCATAGAAAGATGTTTGAATGCTCAACCAATAGGAAATGTTCACCAAAAAGGTTATACCTAAAACAATCCTCAAAATCTAAAAGGGTCTAGTGGAAAGTATCAGAAAAAGGCTAGTGCTTTACCATATATCCCCACACAAAAAAGGTGAACCGCTATTGAAAGATCCCATTATAAACTGAACTTTCATAGTcatactaacaaaaaaaaaagaaagctgaaacctttggttttaaaaaagaaaaaacaattcaaaaaaaGTTGATATGATGCAatgcaagtaaaaaaaaaaacaatggatCTAACCTATTTTTAACTTCCTTACCCGCTGTGAGTCTCAATGGCTTCAATCTGGCGCAAAGCAATCCACAACCAGAAGGTAATCATGTGACCAGGAGCAATAGCAGGGCCAAGAAACGTGGGAACACCAAGAAGCAAAACCTCAGCCCAATGGGCGTAAGGAGCAGCATACCCAATAGGAGCAGTGTACTCATGATGGATATGATGAATCTTCTCATAACCCCACTTGCTATGAAAGAATCTATGAACCCAATAGTTCGTATAGTCCTCTACCAAAAAGTAAACCACTAACTGCGCCGCAATCTCCCCAAAAGACGGTAACGGCAACCCACTTCGAATCTCAATCATCTGTCTCCAAATTACAACAAAGATCGAAACTTTATTACATGGGTCAGAAGGATCCAGCACAAAGGTCGAAACTTTACCTGGATGGAAGGATAAGAGACGAGCTGGAGAGGGCCGACGACGAGGACGAACATCTTCATGACGTCTCGGTAGCAACGGAACATGTCGGAGAAGGAGTTCTTGACCTTGGGCTGGATCTTGTAGCGGTCGAACCATGCGGATCGAGCCAGTTCGAGGAAGACGAGAGGGAGAGGGACGAgggagaagatgaggaagaggaagaggatgtTGTGGCAGTAGAGGTAGTAATCTGACTTTGTGGCGGAGTATTCGAACCAGAGCGTCTCCAGGGTCGTTAGGTTTCGGCCTAAGGCCATCGACGCCTCTTCGATCGTTGCGTAAGGGATCATTGTGTTCCGCGAGATGATCTCGTTGACGTGGTGGGAtccagagagagagatgagagagtggAGCGATGAGAAAGAGAGGAGAGTGTCGTTGTTAGCTGGATTTTGTctgttatattgttttttttttatatcatttatatatttactgaTTTGGCGAATATTCGTGGTTATGACGTGGCGTAACATCTCACCAACCATGTGTGATGTCACGTGACATGCACTACTACTAGGTTTCTGTTGAACCGGACTAAACCAACATCACTAACATGTAACTATCTAATCATATACTACCATATTTTACAATAAGGCTATTGCATGCGCTGAACATTCTCCACAAATCTTACTTAGTTATATCATATGCTTTCATGATACAGCAGTTCAATGTTCATGAAAGGTGTATTAATTTTGTGATATCCAAAATCAATTCTCctgaccaaaagaaaaaaaaactgattgtGTGTCTCCACATTTTACTGCTAACAAAAAGTTGCTTTCggattttttttggtataatgCAAAAACAGTAGATTTCTTAAAGACACACGCAGAATGCACTGTAGCACTGACATGAACACTACCCACTATACTTGTTCTCGAGTTAGCCCCCGAGCACATAATTTACAATTAAGAACTTTGTCTCTTGTATTAGTAGGACTATAGTTTTCTACTTTTCTTATCAATGAAAGCATCAACCTAAATAATCTACTTAACTGGACATACGGTTCAACTcgtgatcaagaagaagaatggtCTGCGCTAGTGAGTGACCTCCATTGCACTTGAAGAATTGGTGAGGTTTATCAAAGTAGGAGAGCATGTGTGACGTCTCTTGCTCCAATCTAACTAATCTACTTTTAGGCATCGTGAAAAATTATGTATAGAGTTTATCATGATCACCAACAACGATCCAATTATACATAAACGGTATTATGCCGTCATATGCATGATCACGAACAAAACTTACATTCACCCCCTAAAGTgaatctctacattcacccaccaatagaaattagttaattgagatttgatatctcttaaaaaaggaaaccaaataataagaatttaatgaaataaaattatgttttaagataaataaaaaatagtagcaattataaaaatatttttttttactattgataaatccgtcaaaaatactaaaccctaaaccctaaattctaaatactaaaccctaaattctaaatactaaaccctaaacccttagggaaagcctgaacccttgggcaaatcctataccctaaatcgttaatcttaaaccctaaacccttaatcataaaccataatattaaaccctaaattctaaacacgaacccctaaaccctaaaccctaaactctttgacaaatattaaatcatatactcttaatcctaaaccataaaccattttggaatttaggatttaaggtttagtattagaagttatgatttagggtttagggattaagatttagtttatgatttaaggtttggtttaaatttaagggtttagggtataggatttgcccaagggttcaggctttccctaagagtttagggtttagtatttagtatttagggtttagggtttataatttaggatttagtattttctgacggatttatcaatattaaaaagaatttattttttttgatgattgttactattttttatttatctaaaaatatatttttatttcattaaatcattattactttgtttctttttttaagagatatcaaatctcaattaactaatttctattggtgggtgaatgtagaggttcaccttagggggtgaacctaagttttgttcCATGATCACCAACAACGGTCGGAGGTTAGATTTTAAGTTCACAATCTTATCTCCGGGCCTTTTGGTTTAAGTCGTCTGTACTGTAATGATTTCACCAATCACTGTACCACAGCACCATCAACGTTTAGAGCTCTAGATTTTTGTCTAACCATTTTGGTGACGCAAAGTTAACCAAAAAAGTATAGTAAAGGGAACTGTCAGATTAGGCAGTCTTTCCTCTTGGAAAAGGTCCAAATGACCGAAATAATTGCTCTATAAATGGACATTTTCTTATTTGTCTCGACTTCGAAGAAAGAAAACCTACTAAAGCCCATTCTAAAACTCAGCCTAGCTATTTTAAGTATGTAGTAATAATAATGAGTCGTTAGTTTAGCCCAATAATGGTTGGTGAACTCATCAgtcttaagttttttttatgtcAACCAGTCTAAGGGTTCAATTGGTATATGAATGAAGTATATAGatccttttcttttttggtaaaatgaaCGAAGTATATAGATGAACGTGATTAATTGGAAAACTGAAAGTTTAGATGAACgtgaatttttgtttattaaacagAGAACTTTTATATATGTCTTCTTGTTTGTTCAAGCTAACTTGGACCTGAATATTGTTTGTGGTTTAATCAATTGGTAATTTTACATAAGTCCATTTTTCGTAATACTTTCTCTAACAATACAACCAGTTGCAGCATAATAGTGATATTTCATCCCCTCTTAACTTCCCATTTTCTTAGGAcatctgtgtttttttttctctgtctaAAGTTTTCTTATGGTCACCGGCGTCGTATAATTCAAGACTAGGATAGATACAGTGTctaaagtcaaaaaaaaagaaaaaagaagaggcCCTCTTCTTGTTTTTGTTAGATTGTCTTTCTCTAATTCTttcatacaatttattttaCTTACATTATAAAGAAACTCTATTTTATACTTACTCAGAACCATTATTGTGGTCATTATTTGTGACCAATTCACGGATATATGATACCGACATCAACTATAAATCGTTAATATAAATTGTAGTACATCACGAAACGTTGAAATAGTCTGTTATCCAATGATataaatcccctatatattaaaggagaagcatttttaaggctttccttaaacaattttggtgagaatgcatgagaaggctcggatccacgtgtcactctgtgagggagtttaagaaaaacagaacatttaattctttgctttgtttccttatttgattCCATAAGAAGAAACgtaacctttttttttcattcatgcgaAACACTTTGAGGATCCGAGTGCAGCACATTGCCAATGGATCCGAGTCATTCTTGCCGTCTTCTGCCAATGTTTTCATGCGATACCGTTTTTCTTGGGACCGTACTTTGCCATTGATATGTGTGTGGGGAGTTTGGTGCTTTTCGTGTGGGAGAGAGTGGATGCGGCCAAGGCGGGCGCGTTTGGGACTGTGGTGGCGTCGGGTTTGATATGTGGAGATGGGATATGGTCTTTGCCGAGCTCGGTGTTGGCGATAGCTGGTGTGAATCCTCCTGTTTGTATGAAGTTTCTCTCTGCTGCGACGAATTCGAAGGTTGATAAGTTCTTGCACGGACCGTAGTCTTGAAGACATGGCACAGAGTGTAATGatacttgattttttttatgagTGACTTTTTGAAGGTGAGAGctttgtatgtatatatatcattagaTATGGAGGAGCTTATTTAAAATCGTAACTGGACTctgtttatgttttataaagtAGACCGTAAGGTGGTTCTGTTTTTAAACGCTTGAGAAAAGACACAAACTTGCGAGTGTTGAGAACGTAAAGATTTGAGTTTTGTAGTGACCCGTTAAAtttaaaagagagaaatagCTATAACCTGAGAGGAATTGAGGTAGACAGCCCTCAAGAATGATTCCCACACATGTGTGGTGGGTTTACAGATATTGGAACCAAAACTTTTGAAGCATCCAGACAATGAACTGAGCAACACAGAGCATCATGCTAGATTGACTACCACGAACCGGATGTTCTAATAACCGGAGTATGCTTATCCCGGTATTTGGCGATTTGTTAATATACAGTATACTGTTCGGTTTGTTCGTCTCTTGGTGCAATTATTTGGTTTGGTTCTCCAAAACTACTTTCAGCTTGGGCTTTATCATTAAGCTCAtcttatttttatgtttgtattGTTCAATCTAGGGTTGCCCCATTGGGCATCTTTGccacatttatatataatgcaatcaaaagttcaaaacaaaatatataaataaatctaaattaattatttaaattgattttattagttaacCAAATATTTCATTACTGTATGCTAAAGCAACACTAACATCATAAGATTCACAACCATTGTTTGATTAGAATGTAAGTTCGAATtaattaataagattttttatatattaaactaaaagtCACTTAAGTGGTTTTTGTTTAAGTGTCAATCAAACGTAgaattaagaatatttttttataatttgattggttaatagttttttaatattttaattagatcaAAAATAAAAGGTAAATCTAGActtaattattatcatttacCAAATAATCTAAATGAtgttacaaataataatttatggtaaataattgtaaaaattataaaagtgtAATAgtatttgattaattatttttatatttatatattacatacaATAATCAATAGAacacaatttataaaaatcgaTATAAAGATTTCATATTCTTATATAATAcattatattcatatataacgtATTATAGTAATAATTAGTTCTTATAATGTCCACATATGTCTAATAagtcatttataaataattaaaacattaataaaattatttatcatggcttaaaattttaatttatcacagattaaatttatttataagagtttataaaatggATAtcctcttatatattaaaagagaagttactTAACTCACTGTTTTTACATGTCGATCATTTTTGAAGTCttaagaaattttttataattttctcatttttaattttatttatttttagtttagatttaaagaaaaaaaaaatatatatataaccaattaatatcacttgccaaataatttagattatattacaaataatgGTTTATGGtaactaaattttgaaattatataaagaataataaCATTTGATCAATTCTTTTTATATTcataaattacataatataataacaaatatttgtatattttatataatcgatgaattaaaagaatgtttacatttttatatttttcaaaaaaaaaggtttacgatgagagagataccaagagagagagagagagagagagagagagagagagagagagagagagagagagagagagagagagagagagagagagagagaagagagagagagagagagagagagagagagagtgtgtgtgtgtgtttagggtatatccaagaatttagggtttagtgtttggatttttacccatgggtttaaactttgtccatgggtttagggtatagtgtttagtgtttatgatttaattttttgtgatggttttaaaattgttaaaaaaatttcatctttttgcagctaataatatttttcttttattttaaaacttaacacaaattattattattttatttattatttttaaagataatcgatgaattaaaagaatgtttacattcttatatttttcaaaaaaaaggtttacgatgaaggggataccgagagagagagagagagagagagagagagagatagagagagagagagagagagagagagagagagagagccatagagagataaacaaaatgagttcgagaataagatgcaaagaaagaaatatagaacaagtttgattacacaaaaatttacatacataataatttgattatatattaataatatttatacataaaacctatgcaaagagtgtgattacacaaatatttacgtacatataatttgattagatattaataatatttatcttactcgaattagatattatacacaaaatcagttCTTCTTACATGGTTCAAAGAATATAGCCAAGTTCTGTGGAATTCTTACATGTTTGAAGTCAATGACCTACGAGGAAggtatgttattatacaaaaatcatgcatatgaaaatcaaattgtataataataattatatctttatatgcaAGTTCTTGCAAATGAATTATTGTAAGATAAATCACACCGgtgatatgtataaactattgagactatggaaaaagaagtttatggacaagcttttcaaacctcaacagttaaggatttgtatagacaccgagccattctcactcccagaaatgatgaagtggataaaataaatgattacatgctttcgcagttgccaggtaacatgttttgtgtttactcttatgttccagtaaatttttacatgtcactcaagtaaatgatttatatatgtttctatctcagtgacgtctataccgtaaaatcagcaccaccgagattaaacacaaaaaaacacacaaaacccaaattccaaactatatttatatactttctaatattttcgaaaaattgctgatctaaccatctcatcccgcgcaaggcgcgggttactACCTAGTAGTTAATATAAATTGTACTACATCACGAAACGTGAcgttacatttaaaattttaaagtcttCAACTTTAGCCATGAAATTAAAgtgtatttaaatgtaaaacaaaCGGTTGTTCTAATTTGTAAACTTGTAATACACGGTGGAAACTGAAAAAACCAAGTGTGCTACGCGTGAACGTGAGTGCGTATGGAATAAGAGATGTGACCCAGATGCGCCTCTTTATCAAGCTTAAGAGTCGACGACACCAACACATTGATGACTTAACAACACGCCTAAAAGTTCTTTAAACAATGAGAAAGTTGAAAGCAAACCTCGGACCAATCTTAGCCACACAAGACTAATGTTATTCTGGACGTTAATAAATcttaattcattttattttgttttggtctaAACAATCTTATTAATTGATTTTAGTGTATGAGTTTAGTATTATATCCTTTAGTCAGTAGTACTTATTAGAATGTCCCACATCGTTTAATAATGTGATCCTTGggcaatatatatgtgattggacaatcctccactcttgagctagcttttgggtgtgagttaggtccatcactaatatggtatcagagcccatgGTGAAAGCCCAGCAGATGATTTCCCATATAAATAGTTATCTATCTATGTAGCCTATAAAAATGGTCCATCTTGCTGTGGTATGTCCGAGATGTTGGGCTTGGGCTGTTTCCGTGTTGGACCGTTTCCCACCCACATCTCGAGAGGGGCTATTAGAATGTCCCACATCGTTTAATGATGTGATCCTTGggcaatatatatgtgattgggcaatcctccactcttgagctagcttttgggtgtgagttaggcCCATCACTAATAGTACTTTCATAAAAATACATGAGAATTAAGTCTCTCTGTATATGCTTATTTATAACTTTACtgcagaaaaaaatatttatcactTTGGTTATAGGGTTTGGTTTCACGAAATTTGTTTGGGTTTCTCGTTTTATTGACTAACGTGTCAAATTTCTACAAATCCAAGAGTTTTGTTCCCTGTATAAACACTTTTGGATTGTGAAAAAGTAAGAGACTCTGAAGTAATCTTCTATACTATCCAGTGATCCAAAACTGTAGTATTACTTTTAACGCCTTTTATTACagaaaatttaaatgttttggCTTCATAAATCTATCATCTTTTAGTAATAGTTTTTGCTACAGTCTTCTTAAATACAATGCAACCATTATATACGCATTTCCATATTAATTTAGTTAAACAATACGTAAGAATAATGATAGGATATCATATAATAGTTATAGGTcgagaaaataataataaataattattctcaaaaaatattatttctgtaAACGTAACAATGAATATCATAGTAGAAGAACCACGTCTGAATTACCTTTAGTCGGATTTTTTTTGGTCGGCTGGGAATTGAAAATGCTAAAAGTCACTTACTTCTATGCAAAACTATCTactgaaaaaaaacattataaacaacaaataaataaataaaagaaggGTAAAGCAGAGAGAATCCCTCAGTTCGCTTCTTTG contains these protein-coding regions:
- the LOC108822182 gene encoding methylsterol monooxygenase 1-2, with amino-acid sequence MIPYATIEEASMALGRNLTTLETLWFEYSATKSDYYLYCHNILFLFLIFSLVPLPLVFLELARSAWFDRYKIQPKVKNSFSDMFRCYRDVMKMFVLVVGPLQLVSYPSIQMIEIRSGLPLPSFGEIAAQLVVYFLVEDYTNYWVHRFFHSKWGYEKIHHIHHEYTAPIGYAAPYAHWAEVLLLGVPTFLGPAIAPGHMITFWLWIALRQIEAIETHSGYDFPWTLTKFIPFYGGAEYHDYHHYVGGQSQSNFASVFTYCDYIYGTDKGYRFQKKLLQQIKEESKKSNKQNGGDKLD